One window from the genome of Paraclostridium sordellii encodes:
- the glpT gene encoding glycerol-3-phosphate transporter — protein MLKFLKPAPFVKRLPEEEIAPTYKRYRIQIFISIYVGYLLYYFVRSNFALAKVYLIQQGFTKVEIGLVASALGLSYGISKFVMGNVSDRSNPRYFLAIGLILSGVVNLFLPNATNVAFMFVLMLLNGWFQGMGWPPCGRIMTHWFSDRERGVKMSIWNTAHNIGGGFIATIALIGVSLFGTWKGTFYLPAIIAIVGGVVYTIFARDTPQSVGLPPIEEFKNDYPEYEVEGVNAEEELTAKEILFKYVLNNKLLWCIAIANVFVYLVRYGVINWVPTYLQEVRNFNPKDSSIAFALFEYAAIPGTIIVGWISDHIFHGRRAPMGVICMVGVAIATMVYWKSTSPLAINCALASIGALIYGPVMLIGVSALDLVPKKAAGTAAGFTGLFGYMGGQVLAEVAMGMVVDKFNWDGGFIMLIISSVLAIVFLSFTWNAHNTKEKANA, from the coding sequence ATGTTAAAATTTTTAAAGCCAGCACCATTTGTTAAAAGGTTACCAGAAGAAGAGATAGCTCCAACTTATAAAAGGTATCGTATTCAGATATTTATAAGTATTTATGTAGGATATCTTTTATACTATTTTGTAAGAAGTAATTTTGCCTTAGCAAAGGTATATCTTATACAACAAGGGTTTACAAAGGTTGAAATAGGACTTGTTGCATCAGCTTTAGGGTTATCCTATGGTATTAGTAAATTTGTAATGGGAAATGTATCAGATAGATCTAATCCAAGATATTTCTTAGCAATAGGTCTTATATTGTCTGGGGTAGTAAATTTATTTTTACCAAATGCAACTAATGTTGCTTTTATGTTTGTTTTAATGTTATTAAATGGATGGTTTCAAGGAATGGGATGGCCTCCATGTGGTAGGATAATGACTCACTGGTTTTCAGATAGGGAACGTGGTGTAAAAATGTCTATTTGGAACACTGCCCATAATATAGGTGGAGGATTTATAGCTACAATTGCATTAATTGGAGTTTCATTATTTGGAACATGGAAAGGTACTTTCTATTTACCAGCAATAATAGCGATTGTAGGTGGAGTAGTATATACTATATTTGCAAGAGATACTCCACAATCTGTTGGATTACCACCAATTGAAGAATTTAAAAATGATTATCCAGAGTATGAGGTTGAGGGTGTAAATGCTGAAGAAGAACTTACTGCTAAGGAAATTTTATTTAAGTATGTATTAAATAATAAATTATTATGGTGTATAGCTATTGCAAACGTTTTTGTATATTTGGTTAGATATGGTGTTATAAATTGGGTTCCTACATATCTTCAAGAAGTTAGAAATTTTAACCCAAAAGATTCTTCTATAGCATTTGCATTATTTGAGTATGCAGCTATACCTGGAACTATTATAGTTGGATGGATTAGTGACCATATATTCCATGGTAGACGTGCTCCAATGGGTGTAATATGTATGGTTGGAGTAGCTATAGCAACAATGGTATATTGGAAAAGTACAAGTCCACTTGCTATAAATTGTGCATTGGCATCAATAGGAGCTTTAATTTATGGACCTGTTATGTTAATAGGAGTAAGTGCACTAGACCTTGTACCTAAAAAGGCAGCCGGAACTGCAGCAGGATTTACAGGCTTATTTGGGTATATGGGAGGACAGGTTTTAGCTGAGGTTGCAATGGGGATGGTAGTTGATAAGTTTAATTGGGATGGAGGTTTTATAATGCTAATAATATCTTCAGTCTTAGCAATAGTATTTTTATCATTTACTTGGAATGCTCATAACACAAAAGAGAAAGCTAATGCTTAA
- a CDS encoding LytTR family DNA-binding domain-containing protein, which yields MNVIIEKQEDLIEDKVVIYCREENQEIKRIKGFIKNINMKLCASLDCKKIMITPEEIYYIESVDKRTFVYLRDKVLECSLRLYEIEERFKEFSFFRASKSTIVNVMYIKDINILLNRNLLVTLENKEKLIISRRNVKDFRKLIGWE from the coding sequence ATGAATGTTATAATTGAGAAACAAGAAGATTTAATTGAAGATAAAGTTGTTATATATTGTAGAGAAGAAAATCAAGAAATAAAAAGGATAAAAGGATTTATAAAAAATATAAACATGAAACTATGTGCATCTTTAGATTGTAAGAAAATAATGATTACACCTGAAGAAATTTATTACATAGAAAGTGTTGATAAAAGAACTTTTGTATATCTAAGAGATAAAGTTTTAGAATGTTCATTAAGGTTATATGAGATAGAAGAGAGATTTAAGGAATTTTCTTTTTTTAGGGCAAGTAAAAGCACTATAGTCAATGTAATGTACATAAAAGATATAAATATATTGTTAAATAGAAATCTACTTGTAACGCTTGAAAATAAAGAAAAACTTATAATATCAAGGCGAAATGTAAAAGATTTTAGAAAATTAATTGGTTGGGAGTGA
- a CDS encoding methyl-accepting chemotaxis protein, with protein MKFKLGHKRNDKSKSIKTKLTLIISCFVVICCLLLGATTSFLNYKTSNNILSKAIVETTKQASETVSQKIINLENAAIQTGIIKEISDPKVSKEEKQNIIARQEKLYGLALGHILDLKGIDAFSGKDYSDREYFKIAMSGKSYMSSPIISKTTGKPTMLVAAPIWENGVQGSKIVGVVTFNVNKDFLKDIVSNIQIGENSYPYLLDKEGTTIAAKDDSLIGGQNTIKKAETDKSLIPFAEADKKVISGETGYFNLNYDGKGKVLGYAPIKHSDGWGIGITTNKDDFLGDMYTSIIITVILAIVFTIVAFIGAMKLSNKIGNPLKECSERLKMLAEGDLNSETAIVDEDNEIGLVADATTKIVDDFRKMINALTYILTEISSGNLDVNADNDELNDLFVNDFEPMLVAVNKILDSLNSTLIQINVAGEQVAIGSNQLSEGAQVLSQGATEQASSTQELSATINEVALHVKQNAENAVRAREISMKSSVAIDRGKEQMQEMIAAMDEISNTSNRIGDIIKNIDSIAFQTNILALNAAVEAARAGEAGKGFAVVADEVRNLASKSAQSAKDTSDLIEKVLIAIENGTIIVSETAKSLEEVVYRSQESSKIIQEIADASNEQAQNIDNVNIGVEQISTVVQANSATAEESAASSEELSSQAQMLKELIDQFNLKNDQENSFNSQGF; from the coding sequence ATGAAATTTAAGTTAGGGCACAAACGTAATGACAAAAGTAAAAGTATAAAAACTAAGCTTACATTAATTATTTCTTGTTTTGTAGTTATTTGCTGTTTATTATTAGGAGCAACTACAAGCTTTCTAAATTACAAGACTTCTAATAATATTTTATCAAAGGCAATTGTAGAAACAACTAAGCAAGCTTCTGAAACTGTTTCTCAAAAAATTATAAATCTTGAAAATGCAGCAATTCAAACAGGGATTATTAAAGAGATTTCAGATCCAAAGGTAAGTAAAGAAGAAAAGCAAAATATTATAGCTAGACAGGAAAAGCTATATGGATTAGCATTAGGTCACATTTTAGATCTAAAAGGGATAGATGCTTTTAGTGGTAAAGATTATTCTGATAGAGAATATTTTAAAATTGCTATGTCAGGAAAATCATATATGAGCAGTCCTATTATTAGTAAAACAACAGGAAAACCTACAATGCTAGTTGCAGCACCTATTTGGGAAAATGGAGTACAAGGTAGTAAAATAGTAGGGGTTGTAACTTTTAATGTAAATAAAGATTTCCTAAAAGACATTGTTTCTAATATACAAATAGGCGAAAATAGTTATCCTTATCTTCTAGATAAAGAAGGAACAACAATTGCGGCTAAGGATGATAGCCTTATTGGTGGACAAAATACTATAAAAAAAGCAGAAACAGATAAGAGTTTAATACCTTTTGCAGAGGCAGATAAAAAGGTTATTTCAGGAGAAACAGGATACTTTAACTTAAACTATGATGGTAAAGGTAAGGTCCTAGGATATGCGCCAATAAAACATAGTGATGGTTGGGGGATAGGTATAACGACAAATAAAGATGATTTCCTTGGAGATATGTATACTTCAATTATAATTACAGTAATATTAGCTATAGTATTTACAATTGTAGCATTTATTGGAGCAATGAAGCTTTCAAATAAAATAGGTAACCCATTAAAAGAATGCAGTGAAAGACTAAAAATGTTAGCTGAAGGTGATTTGAATTCAGAAACTGCAATTGTAGATGAAGATAATGAGATAGGGCTAGTAGCAGACGCTACAACAAAAATAGTTGATGATTTTAGAAAAATGATAAATGCTCTAACATATATATTAACTGAAATTAGTAGTGGTAATTTAGATGTTAATGCAGATAATGATGAATTAAATGATTTATTTGTTAATGATTTTGAACCTATGTTAGTAGCTGTAAATAAAATTTTAGATAGTTTAAATAGTACTTTAATACAAATAAATGTAGCAGGTGAACAAGTTGCAATTGGTTCAAATCAATTGTCAGAAGGTGCACAAGTACTTTCACAAGGAGCTACAGAACAAGCAAGTTCAACTCAAGAACTTTCAGCAACTATAAATGAAGTTGCATTACATGTAAAGCAAAATGCAGAAAATGCAGTAAGAGCAAGAGAAATATCTATGAAATCAAGTGTTGCTATAGATAGAGGAAAAGAGCAAATGCAAGAAATGATTGCTGCAATGGATGAAATTAGCAATACATCAAACAGAATCGGAGATATAATAAAAAATATTGATAGTATAGCATTCCAGACGAATATTTTAGCACTTAATGCAGCAGTAGAAGCAGCGCGTGCTGGTGAGGCTGGTAAAGGATTTGCAGTTGTTGCAGATGAAGTTAGAAATCTTGCTTCAAAATCTGCACAAAGTGCAAAAGATACATCTGATTTAATTGAAAAGGTACTTATAGCAATAGAAAATGGTACAATAATTGTTTCAGAAACTGCAAAATCTCTTGAGGAAGTTGTTTATAGATCACAAGAGTCATCAAAAATTATACAAGAAATAGCAGATGCAAGTAATGAACAAGCTCAGAATATTGATAATGTAAATATTGGTGTAGAACAAATATCTACAGTTGTACAGGCTAATTCAGCAACCGCTGAAGAAAGTGCTGCTTCAAGTGAAGAGTTATCAAGTCAAGCTCAAATGTTAAAAGAACTTATTGATCAATTCAACTTAAAAAATGATCAAGAAAATTCATTTAATAGCCAAGGATTTTAA
- a CDS encoding CDP-glycerol glycerophosphotransferase family protein yields the protein MEIINKIEELIKKNDIENAYKCIIENEKQYLNNAEYWNLRGILCSQIKEYEAAISCYKTSIDIKCNYIDAYFNLIYTYMITGEKLKSVLNASISLRYINDINYINDINNLYQYEESSKNYIKVLNESKTNAYMEKDNASLITYIAGDFNHIRKEDIQSLYENNTSYNWAYIKDDYVVTNKEIISIDNFLSNYNHSDFDIIVPYDINYINITRSMATKGIDKCFILISHEGKLKLIEIDNETMTGLKNEDYKRTVTLNRFNAADSNVYALIKYIPQKYKHKYKLNVIKGTDVYDIENIVKVPIISPITISGFNTFCNVYPKLTYNIEVGHGEVGFKGCGLMDKKNKEFSFTPEEYKKIDKIFTPSKMCMLLTSAFTATPEDKYEITGNPRTDLVMLSDGKSNLEKLLGISLENKKVIFNMPTFYVHENSGIENGSTELNDAIKIKDFDYEEFNQFLIDNNIICISKVHHGEERSITNRVKNRNLDNMIFISNDDLENKDLDLYEVLNAADILITDYSSIYGDFLFMDKPTIFVNTDMEIYEKERGIILQPYDFWAAGPKVQKQDSLSEEIIKCISDKEYYKKERNTIRDIFYYHKDDKSSARVWDSIHSLLNNL from the coding sequence ATGGAAATTATAAATAAGATAGAAGAATTAATAAAAAAAAATGATATAGAAAATGCTTATAAATGCATAATCGAAAATGAAAAACAATATTTAAATAATGCGGAGTACTGGAATTTAAGAGGTATTCTATGTTCACAAATAAAAGAATATGAAGCAGCAATAAGTTGTTATAAAACTTCAATTGATATTAAGTGCAATTATATAGATGCATATTTTAATTTAATATATACATATATGATTACAGGAGAAAAATTAAAATCTGTTTTAAATGCAAGCATATCGTTAAGGTATATCAATGACATAAATTATATAAATGATATAAATAATTTATATCAATATGAAGAATCATCAAAAAATTATATAAAAGTATTAAATGAATCTAAAACCAATGCTTATATGGAAAAGGATAATGCCAGTTTAATAACATATATAGCAGGTGATTTTAACCATATTAGAAAAGAGGATATACAAAGTTTATATGAAAATAATACATCATATAACTGGGCTTATATAAAAGATGACTATGTAGTTACAAATAAAGAGATTATAAGTATAGATAATTTTTTATCTAATTATAACCATTCAGATTTTGATATAATAGTTCCTTATGATATAAATTATATAAATATAACAAGAAGCATGGCAACAAAGGGAATAGATAAGTGCTTTATATTAATTTCTCATGAGGGAAAATTAAAACTTATTGAGATAGATAATGAAACTATGACAGGTTTAAAAAATGAAGATTACAAAAGAACAGTAACATTGAATAGATTTAATGCAGCTGATTCAAATGTATACGCATTAATAAAGTATATTCCACAAAAATATAAACATAAGTATAAACTAAATGTTATTAAAGGTACTGATGTTTATGACATAGAAAATATAGTTAAAGTACCTATAATATCACCTATTACTATCTCAGGATTTAATACATTTTGTAATGTTTACCCTAAACTTACTTACAATATTGAGGTAGGTCATGGAGAGGTAGGTTTTAAAGGCTGTGGATTAATGGATAAGAAAAATAAGGAATTTTCATTCACTCCAGAAGAATATAAAAAAATAGATAAAATATTTACTCCATCTAAAATGTGTATGTTGTTAACAAGTGCATTTACTGCTACACCAGAAGATAAATATGAAATAACAGGAAATCCTAGAACAGATCTTGTTATGTTATCTGACGGAAAAAGTAATTTAGAAAAATTATTAGGAATATCTTTAGAAAATAAAAAAGTTATTTTTAATATGCCAACATTTTATGTGCATGAGAATTCAGGTATAGAAAATGGTTCAACTGAACTTAATGATGCTATAAAAATAAAAGATTTTGACTATGAGGAATTCAACCAATTTTTAATAGATAATAATATAATTTGTATATCAAAGGTACACCATGGAGAAGAAAGAAGTATCACAAATAGAGTGAAAAATAGAAATTTAGATAACATGATATTTATATCCAATGATGATTTAGAAAATAAAGATTTAGATCTGTATGAAGTTTTAAATGCAGCTGATATTTTAATTACTGATTATTCAAGTATATACGGAGATTTTTTATTTATGGATAAGCCTACAATATTTGTAAATACAGATATGGAGATATATGAAAAAGAAAGAGGGATAATTTTACAACCTTATGATTTTTGGGCAGCAGGACCTAAAGTACAAAAACAAGATAGTTTATCTGAAGAAATAATTAAATGTATCAGTGATAAAGAGTATTATAAAAAAGAACGAAATACTATCAGAGATATTTTTTATTATCATAAAGATGATAAATCAAGTGCTAGGGTATGGGATAGTATCCATAGTTTATTAAACAATTTATAA
- a CDS encoding peptide deformylase, with protein MIRNIVKDISFLAQKSEIATKDDVGVVNDLIDTLNANLNNCVGMAANMIGVKKCILVFTVGSIIVPMINPVILKKEKPYEAEESCLSLIGFRKTIRYENIEVEYLDINFKKHKQAFTGFTAQIIQHEVDHFEGIII; from the coding sequence ATGATAAGAAATATTGTAAAAGACATATCATTTCTAGCACAGAAATCAGAAATTGCAACGAAAGATGATGTAGGAGTTGTTAATGATTTAATAGATACATTAAATGCAAATCTAAATAACTGTGTAGGTATGGCTGCTAATATGATAGGAGTAAAAAAATGTATACTAGTATTTACTGTAGGGAGTATTATAGTGCCTATGATAAACCCAGTTATATTAAAAAAAGAAAAACCATATGAAGCTGAAGAAAGCTGTTTATCATTAATAGGATTTAGAAAAACAATAAGATATGAAAATATAGAAGTAGAGTATTTAGATATAAACTTTAAAAAGCATAAACAAGCATTTACTGGATTTACAGCACAGATTATCCAACATGAAGTAGATCATTTTGAAGGTATAATAATCTAA